The Metabacillus sediminilitoris genome window below encodes:
- a CDS encoding YuiB family protein, with amino-acid sequence MLSLPVLLISMLLFLVLFFGIGFLLNMLLRMSWIMAIVYPIVCIFIIDNVRFIEYFQSPNKSFPALGEKILSLALADILILSSGLIGAILSGVIIKMLRKRGYQMF; translated from the coding sequence ATGTTAAGCTTACCTGTTTTATTAATATCAATGCTTTTATTCTTAGTATTATTTTTTGGAATCGGGTTTTTATTAAATATGCTTTTACGCATGTCTTGGATTATGGCAATTGTCTATCCAATTGTTTGTATTTTTATTATAGATAATGTGAGATTTATTGAATATTTTCAAAGCCCTAATAAATCTTTTCCAGCTTTAGGCGAGAAAATTTTATCTTTAGCACTTGCCGATATTTTAATCCTATCTTCAGGTTTGATTGGGGCAATTTTATCAGGAGTTATTATTAAGATGCTCCGTAAAAGAGGATACCAAATGTTTTAA
- a CDS encoding YuiA family protein: protein MKTTTVETTKKECPYCSGIGYFQLILGGSETCTSCEGTGEKS, encoded by the coding sequence ATGAAGACAACAACGGTAGAGACGACAAAGAAAGAATGTCCTTATTGCTCAGGAATAGGCTATTTTCAATTAATCTTAGGCGGTTCAGAAACATGTACCAGCTGTGAAGGTACTGGTGAAAAATCATAA
- a CDS encoding NUDIX domain-containing protein, with product MSQSKRGNVWLAVTGIVQNNRNEWLVVKKTYGGLKGKWSFPAGFVEQGETIDEAIGREVFEETGINAKVEGVIGIRSGVINEVISDNMVIFTLRAETNEITVQTSELEDAAFIHPKDLIDHPDSSLLLVNFAKASFDYSLKKHDHFNPGDHFGYNVYHLFL from the coding sequence ATGTCACAATCAAAGCGGGGAAATGTGTGGTTAGCTGTAACAGGAATTGTACAAAATAATCGTAATGAATGGCTTGTTGTTAAGAAAACATATGGAGGATTAAAAGGTAAATGGTCATTTCCCGCTGGTTTTGTGGAACAAGGTGAAACGATAGATGAAGCAATTGGAAGAGAAGTATTTGAAGAAACGGGAATCAACGCCAAGGTGGAAGGTGTCATTGGGATTCGATCAGGTGTGATAAATGAAGTGATAAGTGATAACATGGTCATTTTTACCTTAAGAGCAGAAACAAATGAAATTACCGTCCAAACAAGTGAGTTAGAAGATGCAGCATTTATTCACCCAAAGGATCTTATTGATCATCCAGATTCATCCTTACTACTTGTAAATTTTGCTAAAGCCTCTTTCGATTATAGCCTTAAAAAGCACGATCATTTTAATCCTGGAGATCACTTTGGCTATAATGTATACCACTTATTTTTATAA
- a CDS encoding NAD(P)/FAD-dependent oxidoreductase, with the protein MRKPRVVVLGAGYGGLITVTRLQKLIGVSEAEITLVNKNNYHYETTWLHEASAGTLHHDRARYPIREVINTSRIHFMKDTVVAIDKQAKVVTLEKGQVEYDYLVISLGSHPETFGIKGLKEYAFGITSIDSARQLREHIEYQFATYNMEKDKKVERLAIIVGGAGFTGIEFLGELGNRIPKLCKEYDIDFQKVRMICVEAAPTALPGFDPGLVNYAVKYLQKKGVEFRIGTAIKECIKDGIIVSKDNRMETIKAGTVVWAAGVRGNSVVEEAGFENIRGRVKVDDYLRAPGHEDVFVIGDCSLIINEETNRPYPPTAQIAMQQGEVCAKNLQAAISGSKKMISFTPVMKGSVASLGDHDAVGFVFGKKFVGSKASFMKKMIDNRALYMIGGPSLVMKKGKFNFL; encoded by the coding sequence GTGAGAAAGCCAAGAGTTGTTGTGTTAGGTGCAGGTTATGGTGGGTTAATTACAGTGACTCGCTTGCAAAAGCTAATTGGTGTAAGTGAAGCAGAGATTACCTTAGTGAATAAGAATAATTATCACTATGAAACAACCTGGTTGCATGAAGCTTCAGCTGGTACTTTACATCATGATCGTGCTCGATATCCAATTAGAGAAGTCATTAATACAAGTCGCATTCACTTTATGAAAGATACAGTTGTTGCAATTGATAAACAAGCAAAAGTGGTTACCTTAGAAAAAGGTCAGGTAGAGTATGACTACTTAGTTATTTCTTTAGGTTCACATCCTGAAACATTTGGAATAAAAGGATTAAAGGAGTATGCATTTGGGATTACAAGCATTGATTCTGCACGTCAATTACGTGAGCATATAGAATATCAATTTGCTACCTATAATATGGAAAAGGATAAAAAAGTAGAACGCCTTGCCATTATAGTTGGTGGTGCTGGTTTTACAGGAATTGAGTTCTTAGGTGAATTAGGAAACAGAATCCCAAAACTTTGTAAAGAATATGATATTGATTTCCAGAAAGTTCGCATGATTTGTGTTGAAGCTGCGCCAACTGCTTTACCTGGATTTGATCCTGGATTAGTAAATTATGCAGTGAAATACTTACAAAAAAAAGGTGTGGAATTTAGAATAGGTACGGCAATAAAGGAATGTATAAAGGATGGTATTATCGTTTCCAAAGACAATCGCATGGAAACAATTAAAGCAGGTACGGTTGTATGGGCAGCTGGTGTTCGAGGTAATAGCGTTGTCGAAGAAGCAGGATTTGAAAATATACGAGGACGTGTGAAGGTTGATGATTATTTACGCGCACCAGGTCATGAAGACGTATTTGTTATCGGTGATTGCTCATTGATTATAAATGAAGAAACAAACCGTCCCTATCCACCTACAGCACAGATTGCTATGCAGCAAGGAGAAGTTTGTGCCAAAAACTTACAAGCAGCGATTTCCGGCTCTAAAAAAATGATTTCATTTACACCAGTCATGAAAGGATCTGTTGCATCCTTAGGTGATCATGATGCAGTTGGATTTGTCTTCGGCAAGAAATTTGTAGGCTCTAAGGCATCTTTTATGAAAAAGATGATTGATAATCGTGCTTTATATATGATTGGTGGTCCTTCCTTAGTGATGAAAAAGGGGAAATTCAACTTCTTATAG
- the yumC gene encoding ferredoxin--NADP reductase 2, translating to MKEDTKIYDITIIGGGPVGLFTAFYGGMRQASVKIIESLPQLGGQLSALYPEKYIYDVAGFPKVRAQELVNNLKEQMEQFSPTIALEQAVEQVEKQADGVFKLTTNNEVHYTKTIIITAGNGAFQPRKLELEESVKYENKNLHYFVDDLNKFSGKRVALCGGGDSAVDWALMLEPIAESVSLIHRRDKFRAHEHSVELLKKSKVNLVTPFVPTELIGDDKIEQLVLEEVKGDRKEVLDIDDLIINYGFVSSLGPIKNWGLEIEKNSILVNSKMETNIAGIYAAGDICTYEGKVKLIASGFGEAPTAVNNAKAYLDPKARVQPLHSTSLFG from the coding sequence ATGAAAGAAGATACTAAAATATATGATATTACCATCATCGGTGGAGGACCTGTTGGGTTATTTACTGCTTTTTATGGTGGAATGAGACAAGCTAGTGTCAAAATCATTGAAAGTCTTCCGCAATTAGGTGGCCAGCTTTCTGCATTATACCCAGAAAAATACATATATGATGTCGCAGGTTTTCCAAAAGTAAGAGCCCAAGAGCTCGTTAATAATTTAAAAGAACAAATGGAGCAATTTTCCCCAACAATCGCCTTAGAACAAGCCGTTGAACAAGTTGAAAAACAAGCTGATGGTGTATTTAAACTTACAACAAACAATGAAGTACATTATACAAAAACAATCATTATTACTGCTGGTAACGGAGCATTTCAGCCTCGTAAACTCGAACTTGAGGAGTCAGTAAAATACGAAAACAAAAACTTACATTACTTTGTTGATGACTTAAACAAATTTTCAGGAAAACGAGTAGCACTGTGCGGTGGCGGTGACTCAGCTGTAGACTGGGCACTTATGCTTGAACCAATTGCCGAAAGTGTCAGCCTTATCCATAGACGTGATAAATTCAGAGCACATGAACATAGTGTAGAGTTATTAAAAAAGTCAAAGGTAAATTTAGTAACGCCATTTGTTCCAACAGAGCTAATTGGTGATGATAAAATCGAACAACTTGTTTTAGAGGAAGTAAAAGGAGATCGAAAAGAAGTCCTTGATATTGACGACTTAATCATAAACTATGGGTTCGTTTCTTCTCTTGGCCCAATCAAAAATTGGGGCTTAGAAATCGAGAAAAACTCCATTCTCGTTAATTCTAAAATGGAAACGAATATTGCCGGAATCTATGCCGCTGGTGATATTTGCACATATGAAGGAAAAGTTAAACTTATTGCAAGTGGATTTGGTGAAGCACCTACTGCAGTAAATAATGCAAAAGCCTATTTAGATCCTAAAGCACGTGTACAACCATTGCACAGTACAAGTTTATTTGGTTGA
- a CDS encoding HesB/IscA family protein: MNDVVIITEAAAFQIKDMMKEHEEENAYLRVSVKGGGCSGLSYGMGFEHDISEDDQVLNQHGLTILVKKEDSPILNGTKIDYKQSMMGGGFTIDNPNAIASCGCGSSFRTATNVGSPEEC, encoded by the coding sequence ATGAATGATGTTGTAATAATTACTGAAGCGGCAGCTTTTCAAATAAAAGATATGATGAAAGAACATGAAGAAGAAAATGCATATCTTCGCGTATCAGTTAAAGGTGGAGGCTGCAGTGGGCTTTCCTATGGTATGGGATTTGAACATGATATAAGTGAAGATGACCAAGTCTTAAATCAGCATGGATTAACAATCCTTGTAAAAAAAGAGGATTCACCAATTTTAAACGGTACAAAGATCGACTATAAGCAATCCATGATGGGCGGCGGCTTCACTATCGACAATCCAAATGCTATTGCAAGCTGTGGCTGTGGCTCTTCATTTAGAACGGCGACAAATGTTGGTTCTCCTGAAGAGTGTTAA
- the dapF gene encoding diaminopimelate epimerase, with amino-acid sequence MNSFQFTKMHGLGNNYIYVNLFEEQLGEESLPEIARQVSNIHTGIGSDGMILICPSEVAAVKMRIFNNDGSEGKNCGNGLRCVAKYAFEHKIVTDTRFKIETLSGLVEAKVQVKNDLVTSITIDMGEPRLLKSQIPMLGHGDEKTINEKVEFAGQLFGITTVSMGNPHVIFYVDDINQAPVTSLGPIVEKDERFPEGVNVEFVQVVSKNELHFRVWERGSGVTQACGTGACAAVVSSVLNNYTALGEETTVHLAGGDLQINWTAEGNVLMTGPAEVICTGTYFINS; translated from the coding sequence ATGAATTCATTTCAATTCACAAAAATGCACGGATTAGGAAATAACTATATTTATGTAAATCTTTTTGAGGAGCAGCTTGGAGAAGAGAGTTTACCTGAAATTGCTAGACAAGTGTCAAATATTCATACAGGTATAGGGTCAGATGGTATGATTTTAATTTGTCCTTCAGAAGTTGCAGCCGTTAAAATGAGAATCTTTAATAATGATGGCTCTGAGGGGAAAAATTGTGGGAACGGTTTGCGTTGTGTTGCAAAATATGCGTTCGAGCATAAAATAGTAACGGATACTAGATTTAAGATCGAAACATTATCAGGACTTGTCGAAGCAAAAGTACAGGTTAAGAATGATCTAGTAACATCAATCACAATTGATATGGGTGAACCGCGTTTGTTAAAATCCCAAATTCCAATGCTTGGTCATGGTGATGAAAAAACGATTAATGAAAAAGTAGAATTTGCTGGACAACTATTCGGGATAACAACCGTTTCGATGGGGAATCCACATGTCATATTTTATGTTGATGACATTAATCAAGCACCTGTTACATCATTAGGTCCTATTGTTGAGAAGGATGAACGTTTTCCAGAAGGAGTTAACGTTGAATTTGTCCAAGTCGTTTCAAAAAATGAACTTCATTTTAGAGTTTGGGAAAGAGGGTCAGGTGTTACACAGGCTTGTGGTACAGGGGCTTGTGCAGCAGTTGTTTCTTCTGTCTTAAACAATTACACAGCCCTTGGTGAAGAAACGACTGTCCACTTAGCTGGAGGCGACCTGCAAATTAATTGGACAGCAGAGGGTAATGTATTAATGACAGGTCCTGCAGAGGTTATTTGTACTGGAACGTATTTTATCAATTCCTGA
- a CDS encoding DUF2225 domain-containing protein, whose protein sequence is MRKDPEYLYDKPVKCLVCQETYTTKKVLSKYIRAHKHDTDFCSHYISTKINPLLYYVQVCPNCGYSTSEEFSSFFLPTSFEAIQEKICSNWNGPNYCHERSLEDAIKSYKLAIYCATIKKEKHITLSGLYLRLAWLYRTEKVNVDEETRFLHLALTEYIQSYMYGDFNHTQLTEIKLLYLIGELSRRLRLTTQATRYFSRVIELQKQTIEKGIVAMAKDRWAEMREEKKLRIQDLIYIDAKSGGNSS, encoded by the coding sequence ATGAGAAAAGACCCAGAATATTTATATGACAAACCAGTCAAATGTCTTGTATGTCAAGAAACGTATACAACAAAGAAAGTATTATCGAAATATATCCGGGCGCATAAACATGATACTGATTTTTGTTCACACTATATTTCTACAAAGATCAATCCACTTCTTTATTATGTTCAAGTTTGTCCTAATTGTGGCTATTCCACTTCAGAAGAATTTTCATCCTTTTTTCTTCCCACTTCATTTGAAGCCATCCAGGAAAAGATTTGTTCCAATTGGAATGGACCTAATTATTGCCATGAACGCTCGTTGGAGGATGCGATTAAGTCATATAAATTAGCCATTTATTGTGCAACAATAAAAAAAGAAAAACATATAACATTATCAGGACTATATTTACGATTAGCATGGTTATATCGTACAGAAAAAGTAAATGTAGACGAAGAAACACGCTTTTTACACCTAGCACTTACTGAATATATCCAATCATATATGTATGGCGACTTTAACCATACTCAATTAACTGAAATAAAGCTTCTCTATCTCATCGGAGAACTAAGCAGACGCCTCCGCTTAACAACCCAAGCAACTAGATATTTCTCCCGAGTCATTGAACTGCAAAAGCAAACAATTGAAAAAGGAATCGTTGCAATGGCAAAAGACCGCTGGGCGGAAATGAGAGAAGAAAAAAAATTAAGAATTCAAGACTTGATTTATATAGATGCGAAATCCGGTGGAAATTCCTCCTGA
- a CDS encoding NAD(P)/FAD-dependent oxidoreductase: protein MKNLVILGGGYGGMRILLRLLPNQLPDDVQITLIDKNPYHCLKTEYYALAAGTISDHHIRVSFPEHPRLQTKYGEVTSVNLDNNEVVLNQEVIVPYDDLIIGLGCEDKYHNVPGANEYTYSIQTIDQSRDTYTKLNNLNAGATVAIVGAGLSGVELASELRESRKDLNIKLFDRGKHILSSFPERLSSYVENWFTEHGVEIINGANITRVEPNIVYNHDEPFECDAIVWTAGIQPNQVVRDLPVEKDNQGRVVLTTQHNIPTYPDAFVVGDCASLPHAPSAQLAEAQAEQIVQVLTKKWNGEPLPESFPPFKLKGVLGSLGKKQGFGLVNDRPLMGRVPRLLKSGVLWMYKYHNG from the coding sequence ATGAAGAACCTAGTGATCCTTGGCGGCGGCTATGGTGGAATGCGTATTCTTCTAAGGCTATTACCAAACCAGTTGCCAGATGATGTACAAATTACATTAATTGATAAAAATCCTTATCACTGTCTTAAAACCGAATATTATGCTCTTGCAGCAGGTACAATTTCCGACCATCATATTCGCGTCTCATTTCCAGAACATCCGCGTCTTCAAACTAAATACGGGGAAGTAACTTCTGTAAATCTTGATAATAATGAAGTTGTTTTAAATCAAGAAGTTATTGTTCCTTATGATGACTTAATTATCGGTTTAGGTTGTGAGGACAAGTATCATAATGTACCAGGAGCAAATGAATATACTTATAGCATCCAAACGATTGACCAGTCTCGAGATACGTATACGAAATTAAACAATTTAAATGCAGGTGCAACTGTTGCCATTGTTGGTGCAGGATTAAGCGGTGTTGAGCTTGCAAGTGAGCTTAGAGAAAGCCGTAAAGATTTAAATATTAAATTATTTGACCGTGGTAAGCATATACTTTCTAGTTTCCCAGAGCGATTAAGTAGTTATGTTGAAAATTGGTTTACAGAACATGGTGTTGAAATTATCAATGGTGCTAATATTACTAGAGTTGAACCTAATATTGTTTATAATCATGATGAACCATTTGAATGTGATGCCATTGTATGGACAGCAGGTATTCAGCCTAATCAGGTTGTTCGTGATCTTCCTGTTGAAAAGGATAATCAAGGCCGAGTTGTCTTAACGACACAGCATAACATCCCTACTTATCCTGATGCTTTTGTTGTCGGTGATTGTGCGAGTCTTCCACATGCTCCAAGTGCACAATTAGCTGAAGCTCAAGCTGAACAAATTGTCCAAGTATTAACGAAAAAATGGAATGGAGAACCGCTTCCTGAATCTTTCCCACCATTTAAACTTAAAGGGGTACTTGGATCTCTAGGTAAAAAGCAAGGATTTGGCCTTGTTAATGATCGTCCACTTATGGGACGAGTACCACGTCTGTTAAAATCCGGTGTATTATGGATGTATAAATATCATAACGGATAA
- a CDS encoding YuzD family protein, with protein sequence MKPVEICVYGAEILCPSCVNLPSAKETYEWLEAALKRKYHNQHFEIKYIDIHNPPNEPDKQEMAEKVINDEYFYPLVVIEGTVVGEGNPRLKKVYEEMEQHGYVSV encoded by the coding sequence GTGAAGCCAGTTGAAATTTGTGTGTACGGGGCAGAGATACTATGTCCCAGCTGTGTCAATTTACCATCAGCAAAAGAAACATATGAATGGCTTGAAGCCGCATTAAAAAGAAAATACCATAATCAACATTTCGAAATAAAATATATTGATATTCATAACCCGCCAAACGAGCCAGATAAGCAGGAAATGGCTGAAAAGGTCATTAATGATGAATACTTCTATCCACTTGTCGTTATAGAAGGTACGGTTGTTGGAGAAGGAAATCCACGGCTTAAAAAGGTTTATGAAGAAATGGAACAGCATGGGTATGTGAGTGTATAA
- a CDS encoding NifU family protein — translation MTETVMFEQVQEVLDKLRPFLLRDGGDCELVDVEDGIVKLRLLGACGSCPSSTITLKAGIERALLEEVPGVVEVEQVF, via the coding sequence ATGACTGAAACAGTAATGTTTGAACAAGTTCAAGAAGTATTAGATAAATTACGTCCATTCTTACTTCGCGATGGTGGGGACTGTGAATTAGTTGATGTGGAAGATGGTATTGTAAAGCTTCGCCTACTAGGTGCTTGCGGAAGCTGCCCAAGCTCAACTATTACGTTAAAAGCCGGTATTGAGCGTGCTCTATTAGAAGAAGTACCAGGTGTTGTAGAAGTAGAGCAAGTATTTTA